In the genome of Clostridia bacterium, the window CACAATAAAAACTTTTCATACCGCAGTTTCCTAGAGCTTGAGCATTAGCATCAAAATATTTGCCCATGAATCCTCCTTCTCTCATCGTCACATCATTCAACTGATTGAAATGAAGTAAACAATTATAAAAACATTCAATCCTATATCCTCATGGAATTATTCTACTTTTATGTAATAAAACCTCCAAATTTACATTTTATTCATTTACTTTTTTACTGGCACCACAAACCCTTTATTATTCTTGTCTTGTAATAGATTTAAAAGGTCTTGTGCCGATTCTTCATAGCCTTTTATTTCTACAAATGCTATCAGGGTATCAATCATTGGTATATATGGCATTTCAAAACCTCCTTGAATGTTGATTTATCTATATTTTGTACTTATATGGTTTTGTAACCCCTTCTGTTAGTAAGGAGGGGTGGTAAAGCATTTTAGCCTTAACCCTCAGTATCACATAAATCATGGAATGTGTCTTAAATAAAAGTAATTTATTCCAATTGGTCCTAAGCATCGGCCACTATTTTGGTAATATTTACATTTTCAATTGGATCCCGATAACCTCGTATTAATTTAGCATATGCTCGAATATATATGATGCAGGTACAAACTAAATTGTTACAGGAGATATTTATTATGAGCATTTTAAAAATTAATCCAACACCATCACTTCCTCCAACAAAATCATCCACATCAGGATACTCAAATAGTGGTGACAATAAAAGAGGCAATAAGGGCGGCAATGAAGGTAACTATAGTGGTTTAACATTCCAAGATATTTTTAAACAAAATCTGGATAAATATGGTGCCAAGCAAGTCAGTTAAACAGTTTTCATCTGCCCTACTTAGCTATATTGTAAGAATTCCGAAGTTAGTTATGTCAAACTAAATTTCAAGACAAAAAACAAAAAAAACGCTTCAATTCATTGAAACGTCACAATTCTTAATGGCGGAGAGAGAGGGATTCGAACCCTCGTACCGCGTTAACAGTAACACGATTTCCAGAAGGGCTAATACCCATTTAAGTATGTTCGTGTGATTAACTTTTGTTCTAATCATATTTAACTATTACCTTGGTGCCTAGTGTGTAATTTTAATTAGTTATATACACTTTCTGCATACTTCAACTAAACTGCCGTCAAAAGCGCGCCTCATGCAAAACAGATATATTCATTTCTCTTTATAACTCTTTATCTATGAGATTAAACATGTTAATCTGTTCTGACTTTGTATCATCTGGGGATATCTCAATTAAATTTTCAGAAATAAAGTTTGCATTAATAAGTGTTTTTTTATTCTCTATAAGCCCCTCAATTTTCGTTCTATTATTATTACACCAAGGATGAACTATTCTAGAGTTCTTAACTGCATTGCTCCCTCCTTTGGCACGAGCTTTCTTATGGTCTAACTGGTAAGAACCAAAGTCAATGGTGCCTCCACAAATTTCACATCTATAACAACTGCTAAAATAACTGTACATTTCTTGCTGTACTTTTGTACCTTTAGAAAAATGCTTGAATGGAGTACCATTATCTGTATTAATATCAGCTAAAAAGTCCTTAAGTATTTTCTTATCTACATGATTTGAATTTTGCATATAGTTTATAGCTATATCAACTGCAGATAATTTATCCTTCCTACCTTGAACTACGTAGTCTAATAATTGGTCTAGTACGTCAACATGATTTTTACTAAGTCTAGCAGGCCCCGCACCTTTTCTGCTCAATGACCGGAATATATAATCCTTGCACAACATCCATACTTCTTCAAAAACATCTCTATTCAGTGATAAAGTCAATTTTAATTGTTTTACGTCCTCATCAGACTCTTTAGTAAACCACATAAGAAATAGTAGAAATAACATTTGCCTAAATTGCCCTTTAGATGTATAAAAGTAAAAGGCAGGACAAATTCCTAAACTTTGTGGTTTATTTCCCAGTATTTGTGTTAACAATCCGTTAAGTTTTTCTAATTGATTCTGAGTTTCTACGGCAACTACAGTATTATCTTTTTCCTCAGCATATTTTTCTAAAGTCTTATTAATATTATTTCCGCCAGTTTGTCCATGATTAACAACAGTAAATAGATTTTGCAAGAATTCATATCTATCAAAACTTAGTTGCTTTTTTAAAATACACAATGGATATTCAGTAATTTTTATTTTAGTTGATAGGTTATCTGAAGGCGATAGTAATAAAGTGTATAAACCTTTACTTATCTCATTACATCTATCTTTCCCATCAATCCACAGAAATTCCTTTCTCCCATTACTAATAATACCAGCCATAGCTCTAGCAACTGGTGACCTTCTATTATTTAAATAAGTCGCTTCTTCAGGTGACAAAGGCGTACCTCCCATGTTAATATTAATGAATGATTGTTCCGCAATTTCATAATCACCTGTAACCCATTGTATTGGAATTCTTAGCGAAGTATTCAAATTATATGCAAACCTTCCTTTTGATTCTGTATCAATAGGTAAAACATCAGCAGGATTTTGTCTGCCATCTACAGCTTTTTTAAATGCTTTTCTAGCAGTAAGGCATTCCTTATAACTACCAATTTGTTCTTTGATAATACCTCGGATTCTTTTAGAAGCTGATAGTTCATCTTCTTCTATATAACCATATTCTAATGCCTGCTTTGAATCACCCCAATCGTCCATTAACCAAGCTCTTATAACAGATAGCCTATGAGCTCCATCTAGTACAAAGATATGACCTGTTAATGTATTTAGCCAAAAGATTACACCTGGTATAACCTGATTACCTCTTAACGTTTGTAATAGATTTATACACTTATTATCGTCCCAGTGATTTGTAGGTCTTTGAAATTCTGGTTTTCTTAATCTATCCCAAATTGAAAGACCTGCCTCATCATCAAAGAAATCTCTTAATTCTAAATGTGACTTTTGATGTAACTGTGCTTCTTCTGACTTTGGTATCTGCTCAATTTCACCTGATGTCATCAATGCTTCTGATGGTATATGGTGGTCAAGATTAACATTTACTTTTGAATTCATTTTAGTATCCATTTCTTCACCCCCTGAATTCTTGTTACTTCTAAGAATAATTATATCACTAGTATGTATTCTTTTCTTTACCAAACTGCCAACTTATTCATTACCAGATAGTATCAAAAATTACATCCAGCCATTGTTCCGACATATTCTCTGCAAGAGACTCATAATCCAGTCATGGTTAGGCTACCTTGTATACTGTTGCCATTCTCGGAAATCTAGCCAATATTGTCTGCAGTATAGCCAAAAAACCTCTTGGTCGTTAATTGCCTTAAGTATATTAAGATGTCCCAAATGAAAGCTTGATAAACCATGTTGTGTTTTTAACATGCTATTTTGAACTCCTCATACTTGAGCTCATAAGTAGGGAATTAGGTACTAGGGAAACCGCTGAAAAACGGCTATAAAAAATAAGATTTTTCTTCGGGTTGAATGATTATGCATTGGATTTTTTATCAATTACCTTTATATGTTAAAGTATCTTTGGTTATTCGTATATATAAGCACATATAGCACTTTAT includes:
- a CDS encoding DUF262 domain-containing protein, producing MDTKMNSKVNVNLDHHIPSEALMTSGEIEQIPKSEEAQLHQKSHLELRDFFDDEAGLSIWDRLRKPEFQRPTNHWDDNKCINLLQTLRGNQVIPGVIFWLNTLTGHIFVLDGAHRLSVIRAWLMDDWGDSKQALEYGYIEEDELSASKRIRGIIKEQIGSYKECLTARKAFKKAVDGRQNPADVLPIDTESKGRFAYNLNTSLRIPIQWVTGDYEIAEQSFININMGGTPLSPEEATYLNNRRSPVARAMAGIISNGRKEFLWIDGKDRCNEISKGLYTLLLSPSDNLSTKIKITEYPLCILKKQLSFDRYEFLQNLFTVVNHGQTGGNNINKTLEKYAEEKDNTVVAVETQNQLEKLNGLLTQILGNKPQSLGICPAFYFYTSKGQFRQMLFLLFLMWFTKESDEDVKQLKLTLSLNRDVFEEVWMLCKDYIFRSLSRKGAGPARLSKNHVDVLDQLLDYVVQGRKDKLSAVDIAINYMQNSNHVDKKILKDFLADINTDNGTPFKHFSKGTKVQQEMYSYFSSCYRCEICGGTIDFGSYQLDHKKARAKGGSNAVKNSRIVHPWCNNNRTKIEGLIENKKTLINANFISENLIEISPDDTKSEQINMFNLIDKEL